In Myxococcales bacterium, the genomic window CTTGCCCAGGAAGCGTGTCCGCGCGTGGAGTCCCAGCTCACCACGCTCAACTTCGTCCGCCTGACCAGAGATGAAGATGATCGGCGCCTGAGGGCTGCGAGCCCTGAGCGCGGCAGCGACCTCGGGGCCCGAGCGCCTGGGCATCCTGATGTCGGTCACCAGGAGGGCGCACTCGAGGCCGCTCTCGATGGAGCCGATTGCTGCCTCTGAGGTCCGAGGAGCAACGACCTCGAAGCCTGCCTCCGCAAAACCCGCTGCCCAGTAGCGGAGCGGCGGATCGGGATCCCGACGGTAGAGCGCCGTCAAGAGCCAGACCGCAAGCAACGAGGTCAGGATCTCGCCGAGCGCGACGGGCGCCAACATGGGGTGAGGCGAGCATACGCCGATGCAGGCGCGCCGCCCACGGGGCGCTGATGCCAGCGAGGATTCCGCGGATGACCGTCACCCGCGCTTCATTTGCAGTACGAAGCGCGCGCGCCGGCTTCAGCCTTGATCTTCGCCGCCAGAGCGGTTGACG contains:
- a CDS encoding response regulator, which translates into the protein MLAPVALGEILTSLLAVWLLTALYRRDPDPPLRYWAAGFAEAGFEVVAPRTSEAAIGSIESGLECALLVTDIRMPRRSGPEVAAALRARSPQAPIIFISGQADEVERGELGLHARTRFLGKPFSPDELCGLARELLVDTRAPKLRREG